Below is a genomic region from Persicimonas caeni.
TGAAAAGCTAGCATAGGTGGGCGTGCCGTTACAAGAATTCGTCACGAGCGGCCCATTCGAGGCCCGTGCTATTTTCAACATCACTCTTTCGTTGGCTGCAGAGCTGCCCGCACGGTGAGTCGACTCACGGAAGTTTTCACAGATGCTTGGTGTTGATTTGCATGCAGGCACCGAAGAGATGTGAGCTACAACAGAATGACGCAGCTAGACGTTTACATTGAGCCGATTGGGGCGACTGAGAGAGCTTCGGGGGCGTGGCTCTACGGGGCGTCACGAGGGAAATCGGAGGGAAGAGGCGCGCATTGCATCATCGGTGGCTTTGCCGTGGAACTACGCGCTGGCGGCAGTTCAAGCAGCAGTGTTGGAGCGTGGAGTGGCGGAGCATTTGGGTGGGTCGGTTCGGCTCACAATATCGACGAACTCGCCGGCGCCTGCGGACTCGATGGTGAGGCATGCCTGGGCCAGGTGCTGAAGGCGGGGATTGAGCAGTTTGGAGGCCGCTTTCTTGAGCGTTTGGAGGGGCCGATTGCTGCGGTTGTGGCCGACCAGCGTCTGCGTCTTGTGCGGTGGCGGCGCGATCGCTTTGGCCACGTGCCGACGCAGTATCGTCTAACCGAAAGGCAAGGGCTTTGGATTGGCACAGAACTGCTGGATTTGTACGACTCTCGACAGAGGCAACTGGAGCAAAATCCATCGAGGCTAGCATCGCATTTGGCGTTTGCTTGGGATGATGCCGGCGAAGAAGATTTCCTGGTGGGGGTCAGTCGCCTCAAGCCAGCACATGAACTAAGGGTCCATGTGGGCCGTAGACTCGAGACGACCGCCTCTCGTTACTGGAATCCGACACACGAGGACACGGCTAAGAGTGGCAAGACATGGCTCGAAGAAATGCGCCAAGCGCTCCGGATCAACTTACAGAGCACAGCAGGACGCGGGGGGAGGGTGGCAATCGCCTTGAGTTCGGGCCTGGATTCGGGGTTGCTCGCTGCGATCATGGCTCGCATGCCCAACTTGAATCCAGTTGCTGCAACCAAGTCATTTCCTTCCTATCCGGAGTTCGATGAGTCGGTCGCAGCCGCCAGACTTGCGTCTGAGCTGGGCTTGGAGCATCACCAAATCGAACTCGAATCAGATGAGCCGACAGATGCTTTGCTGGAGGCGCCTCAGTCGTTCTGGGGGTTGGGGCCCTATTTCCATCCGGGAGAGACATACGAAACAATCTTCTTGGAGCGGGCGCGGGATATTACCGGTGCTACCGCGATCGTCGGTGGCCATGGTGGAGAGTTCGCCGTTCAAGCGCGAGGGATTCGGCGCCGTGATCCTCTACTAAACATGGTCGATGCGCTGCCACTTTCTTCGGGGGAGGTGCTTCGGCAATTCATCGAGAAGGGCTTTGATTCGTATTGGGAATTACGTAGCCGCCAGCAGATTCTACATCGTCTGAACTACGGCTTTATGCCCTTCGACCTGCTGCTTGGATTCCTTTATCCGTCTGTGTTGGTAAGCGTACTTCGTAAGTACACGTCTCCTACGGGACCGTTGGAGGGCTGGAGCTACGAGATGTCGCGCCGCATGGCTTGGCGAAAGTACGTGCGCACGGGGCTGGTGCGTCATTCCCCGTATCTGAGCAAGAGGGTATTTGAGCTTGGGATAAACGTTCCTCCCGAACTCTGCACTAGCTTTCAAGAATCTGACTACCGGCCTGTGATGAGGAGGCTTTGCAATGGCCTCCTTCCGGAGGATCTGTGCTCGAAACCAAAGCATGGGTTGTTTTGTCCCTTCGTTCGCGCCAAAATGGAAGCGCAGGAGCGGAAGCTTCTCGACCTCGCGTGGGATGCCTACTCGACCTCGCCCGTTGTCGAACGTTTGTTAGATTATCGGTCGCTGTCGGACTTTATTAGTCGGTATTTGAAAGCTTCGCGTCAGTCGAGGACTCGACAGCTGCCAGGAAGCCTTATTCTATGGTTGCCCCTTGCCGCAATGGCTTGGAGTCGAGGTTCAAACCACACGCCTCAGTGTATGAGTTGAGGCTCACTTTACTTGTGATGTGCGGGAGTTGCGCTGCGAAGGTTGCGTAGCCGGCATATATGAGCGATTGTCCTGCTGTCCCACGTATCGGAGACGAATATGAAGAAGAGTGAAGAAGAAAAGAAGAGCGAAGCTAAGACTGCCAAGCGTCCGGCCTCCAAATCTTATACACCACCGGAATTGACCGCTTTTGGACAGTTGCGTCATCTCATCCTTGGAAGCTCGGGGTTTCCCAGTGACGGCGGGGACCCGGCAGGGGATCGTCCGCTTTAGCGCGGACCCGCTGCTTATCAGCGCTCTGGTCACTATAATGCTCACAAGGACGCTGCGTTGTGCGCAAGTAACTTGACCAAAGGGTAAGGAGTTTCTTGACTTGGCTTGAGTTCTTTAGTCGGCTGTTGTCGGTGGTGAGCAGGACGCCGCGGTGGAA
It encodes:
- a CDS encoding asparagine synthase-related protein → MELRAGGSSSSSVGAWSGGAFGWVGSAHNIDELAGACGLDGEACLGQVLKAGIEQFGGRFLERLEGPIAAVVADQRLRLVRWRRDRFGHVPTQYRLTERQGLWIGTELLDLYDSRQRQLEQNPSRLASHLAFAWDDAGEEDFLVGVSRLKPAHELRVHVGRRLETTASRYWNPTHEDTAKSGKTWLEEMRQALRINLQSTAGRGGRVAIALSSGLDSGLLAAIMARMPNLNPVAATKSFPSYPEFDESVAAARLASELGLEHHQIELESDEPTDALLEAPQSFWGLGPYFHPGETYETIFLERARDITGATAIVGGHGGEFAVQARGIRRRDPLLNMVDALPLSSGEVLRQFIEKGFDSYWELRSRQQILHRLNYGFMPFDLLLGFLYPSVLVSVLRKYTSPTGPLEGWSYEMSRRMAWRKYVRTGLVRHSPYLSKRVFELGINVPPELCTSFQESDYRPVMRRLCNGLLPEDLCSKPKHGLFCPFVRAKMEAQERKLLDLAWDAYSTSPVVERLLDYRSLSDFISRYLKASRQSRTRQLPGSLILWLPLAAMAWSRGSNHTPQCMS